GACACCGAACCGGATGAACTAAGCGCCATCAGCCAGCAGTTGAAACAGCTGGAGCAGCAGAAGAAAGATAACTTCAAGCTAGCGGCCGCCACCACCAAGGAAGCTGACACCGCCAGCGACAATACGGAAGCGAACCGGCTGTATGCGCGAGCCGAAGGCTTGCGGGTGGGCAATAGCAAAATTGACCTTCAGATACGGCAGCTTGATTTGCGCTCGCGCGATCTGATGCGCGACATGAAAAAGATCGGGCCGAATTTGAAAGACGTTCGGCTGAAGCTGAACCGGAACTGGATTCCGGTGTGGTTGAAGAAACCTACGGATTTCCGCCCAACCACCAAGATGCCGAACTTCCGGCTCAGCGACGAGCAAATCCGGGCGATTTCTGCGTACATCTGGCAAAGCGCGCTCAAGGACCCGCTGCCAAGGGCCACTGCGGGGAATGCCGCGCATGGCAAGGAACTGCTTGAAACCCGCGGCTGCCTAGCTTGCCACTCAGTTGGTGAGGGCGACCAGCTGCAAGGCGGAACATTTGCTGCGAACTTGACCCGCGTAGGTGAGAAAGACAATTTCAATTACCTCGTCCGCTGGGTACACAACCCCCGCGAACGCACGCGCCCGTATTGTCCGTATGAGAAGAAGGACATTGGGCCGGAAGATTACGCCAAGCACGGCCTGCCTTATCAATTCGATTTCGAGCACAGCACCTGCCCAAACGATGGCCACGAGCTTCAAGTTGAGAACATGACCGTGATGCCGAGCCTGCGGCTTAGCCAGCAGGACGCGCAGGATGTGGCCAGTTACCTGGTCACGCTGAAGAAGCAGGACCCAAGCTCGTATCCCGATGCTTCTTACATGGAAGATCCGAACCTGAAGGCCGAAGGCGCGAAGTGGGTGCGCCACTTCGGTTGTGCCGGCTGCCATGAGATTTCTGGATTTGAGACCGAGGGGCGTATCGGAACCGAGCTGACCACAGAGGGCAGCAAACCGCTGGAGCGACTCGATTTCGCGTTGTTTACCGATAAGGCGCAGCGCGGCGAAGGCGAGCCGATCACTGATCCCGAAGATCGCGCCCGTCTACCCGAAGGCCCGGCGAAAGAGCCGTGGTATGAGCACAAGGGCTTTTTCGAGCACAAGTTGGCGGAGCCGAACGTCTTCGACAAGGGCCTGATCAAGTCTGAGACAGAAAAGTTGCGCATGCCGAATGTGCACCTGACCAAGGAGCAGATCCGGGCACTGACTACGTTCCTTCTGGGCAGCCAGGAGAGTTCATTGCCGGTTAGCTACCAATACCGTCCGCAGGACGAGCGCCACGATATTCAAGAGGGGTGGTGGATCGTTAAGAAGTACAACTGCATGGGATGCCATCAGTTCTATCCTGGCCAGCAGACCATCTTGATGGGGATGCAGAGATATCAAGATCCTGACTGGAAAGAGCAGCTTCCTCCCAAGTTGCTGACCGAGGGGGCGCGCGTGGATCCGGAGTGGCTGAGGCAATTCCTGAGCAATCCGGCGCTCAGCAGCACGGATACGAACCGCAACGGCGTACGGCCTTACCTGAAGGCGCACATGCCCACGTTCTTCTTCTCGAACCACGAACTACGGGTACTGGTGCGCTTCTTCCAGGCGCTCTCCAAACAGCCGCTGCCCTATATTCCGGAGCGGATGCCTGCGCTTACGGCTAAAGAGACAGACATGGGACGCAGTCTGTTCAGCAGCAACGCTGCGCCCTGTTTGAAATGTCACGCGACCGGAGATCCGAGACACGACCAGTTCGCCACCGCGCCCAACTTCCTGCTGGCGAAGGAGCGGCTGAAGCCGGGATGGACCGAACAGTGGCTGCTTGATCCGCAGGCCATCAGTCCGGGCACGTCTATGCCTTCGGGCCTGTTCAAGCAGGACAAGGGGCACTGGGTGTTCTCGGGTCCCACACCGCCGAGTTTCCAGGGATATGAGCAGGACCAGAACAAGCTGCTCACGCGCTATATCTTCCAGTTGACGCCGGAGGAACAGAGGCGAGTCTCGGCGGCGATGCCGAAATCGGCAGCTCCAGCGAAGAAGACATCGAACAACTCAGGAGCCGCCCACAACAAGCGCAAGGTGGGAAGGCACCGCACTCGAGCATCAACACTTCAATCCAGCAACACTGCCGCGGCGGCTGCGTCATCAGCGCGTTCGCGGTAGAATGTAGGGTTTTGTTTGCCCATGAATACTTAACTGAAAGGTGCGACATCATGAATAAGAGAGCTTGGATAGCGATGCTGGGCCTGATTGCGTTCCTCGGGACCGTTCTGCTTGCCGGTTGTAGCAAGAAGGAAAAGACCAGTGAGGAGCAGGAAAGTTCCGGAGCTGAAACAAAAGCTGCTGGCACGGCCATTGATCCGAACACTGTAGCCACCGTGAACGGGACCGTAAAGTTCAGCGGCACGGCCCCGAAGCCGCAGAAGATTGATATGAGCCAGGACCCTGCATGCAAAGGAACGAACACAGCAGAGAACATTGTGGCCAACGGTAGCGACCTGGCAAACGTATTTGTTTATGTGAAGGACGGACTTGGAGACCGTACTTTCGACACGCCCACACAGGCGATTGAGATAAACCAGGAAGGCTGCCGCTATCACCCGCACGTTCTGGGAGTGATGGTCGGGCAACCAGTCAACATCGTGAACAGCGATGCTACGACGCACAATATTCATCCCACGCCGAAGTCAAACCAGGAGTGGAATGAGTCGCAGCCGCCCAAGGCTGCCCCCATCAACAAGAGCTTCGCGCGTCAGGAAATCATGCTGCCGGTCAAGTGCAACCAGCATCCCTGGATGAAAATGTACGTTAATGTGGTCAAGAGCCCGTTCTTCGCGGTCACGGACAAGGATGGCAAGTACGAAATCAAAGGCTTACCGCCGGGCAATTACACTCTAGAGGCTGTCCAGGAAAAGCTTGGACCGCAAGAGATGAAGGTGACGGTCGCACCTAAGGACACCAAGACGGTGGACTTCACCTTTGGTGGCGCGGGCGCTGGCGGACGATAACGCTCGCCGAACCTGTAATGGGGAATGGGCCATGGCAGCGGCCCATTCCTCGATTTTTCTTCGTAAGCAACCAGGGAGCATGTTCTGAAATCCGCAGCAACATATTTCAACCCAGCCCATCATCGCTTTGTGGTATTTACGGCCGCGGCGACATTTCTGCTGCTAATCGCCGGCGCGCTGGTCACGAGCAATGATGCTGGGCTCTCGGTTCCTGACTGGCCGACATCGTTTGGCTCAATTTACAAGCTGCCGCCTATGGTGGGCGGAGTCAGGTTTGAGCATACGCACCGGATGATTGCAGAATTCATCGGACTGCTCACCATCATTCTGGCGGTCTGGACGTGGCGAGTTGAGCAGCGCTCCTGGGTGCGGAAGCTGGGTGTGATCGCATTGGGAACAGTAATCGCGCAGGGGATACTGGGCGGTATTACCGTGCTTTATTATTTGCCGTCAGGGGTCTCTACCGCGCATGCCACGTTAGCTCAGACTTTCTTCTGCATTGTTGTAGTGCTGGCTGTAGTGACCGGCAGGAAATGGTTAGAGCCTTCAGAAACAACGGGGATTGAAGACCGCAGACCTGGTCTGACCATGCTGAGCACATTGGCAGTGGCGTCGGTGTACTTACAACTGGTCCTGGGCGCGGGCTTTCGGCATTCGGGGATTAAGCTGCTGCCTCACCTGATCAGTGCAGTGGTGGTTACGGTATTACTGCTGTGGACGATTACGCGGGTGCTCTCCAGCTATTCGGGAGTCGGGTCCCTGAGGCGTCCGGCATTGCTGCTGCTTGGATTATTAGCGGTGCAACTATCGCTTGGATTTGCAGCGTACCTCACCCGAGTGCAATGGGGAAAAGATGCTGTGCAACCGGGAGCAGGCATGGTAGTCTCCACGGTGGCCCATGTGGCGGTGGGCGCCTTGGTTTTGGCTACAACCCTGATACTCTCGCTCCAGAGTTGGAGATATTTGAGCGGGGTACGTGCGCCGTCGTCGTTGGCAAATTCCAAAGTACAAAACGAAACGCGGAAGGTTGTCATTGCATGAGCAGCGCCACCCAATCACTTCCAAACCGATCTGCTGAGTCCGCTGGCGTGCCCGCGGCGCTTGTCCCCTCGCGAACGGGGGTGATGGGTCGGATGCAGGATTATGCCGACCTCATTAAGGCGAGCGTCACAAGTTTGGTGGTGATGACGGCATGGTGCGGGTTTTATTTCGGCGCATTCAAGTCAGGCGTCACTTCCCTTTCATGGGGAATGCTGCATGCTCTTCTAGGTATCGGCTTGGTGGCGAGCGGGACAGCGGCGCTCAACGAAGTGATGGAGCGCGACGTTGATGGTCGTATGCGGCGGACTGCGATCCGGCCTCTTCCGGGAGGGCGGATGAGCCTGGCGCATGGCACCATCGTCGGCATTCTGATGGCGCTGGGAGGTGCGGCCTACTTGGCCGTGGCTGCGAACCCGCTGACCGGTGCGTTGGCGCTGGCAACATCCGCGATTTATCTCGGCGTATATACACCTCTCAAGAAAGTGCACCCAATCTGCACTTTTGTGGGAGCCTTCCCCGGCGCGATGCCCGGCGTTCTAGGCTGGACGGCAGCCCGCGGCCGTCTGGATTGGGAAGCGCTGGCGCTTTTTGGGATCGTGTTCTTCTGGCAGTTCCCTCACTTCCACTCTATTGCGTGGCTCTATCGGGAAGATTATGAGCGGGGTGCGATCCGCATGTTGCCGGTGGTGGAGGCAGACGGAAAATCCACGGCGCGGAGAATTCTGGTTTACGGCGCCGCGTTGATTCCGGTGAGCATGGCCCCTGCTTTTCTGGGGATGTCAGGAAAGATTTATCTGGTCGGCGCGGTGGTGCTTGGCCTGGCCCTCTTCTGGTTCGGACTGCGGCTGGCGAGACAGGGTTTGCCGCCCACTGTTGGCCGGTCGAAAGCACGCGCCCGGGAGCTGCTGCAAGCGACCGTCTTCTACCTGCCACTGCTTTTCGCTTTGATGATGATCAATACCGCCGCCCGCTAGATTGTCCACGCACACGATAGAATGGCATGTGCCTTTGAATTCCACTGACAATCTCGCGCTTGCTCCGGAGAAGATCGCGGCAGCCTCTTCCGAAAGTGGTGCGGCAGTCATAACGGTGGAGAATATTCGCCATCGCTATGATGGGCGCGCGGCGTTAGATGGAGTTTCCTTCGAGGTGCGCCATGCCGAGTTGTTTGGATTGCTCGGCCCGAACGGCAGCGGGAAAACGACCCTGTTTCGCATTCTTTCAACCCTCATGCTTCCCTCCGAGGGCCACGCCGTGATCATGGGTCGCGATTCGGCTCGCGATCCCGGCGGACTGCGCCGGCAAATTGGCGTTGTATTCCAAGCACAAAGCATAGACATCAAGCTCACAGCGGCAGAAAACCTGCGCCATCAGGGACACCTTTATGGTTTAAGTGGAGCCAGCTTGAGCGTGCGCATCCAGGAGATGCTTGGCCGTGTAGGCTTGTCTGACCGCGCCAACGAACGGGCCGAAACCTTTTCTGGCGGGATGCAGCGCCGGCTGGAGCTCGCGAAGGGGCTGCTGCACCATCCGTCCGTCCTACTGCTGGACGAACCGACAACCGGCCTTGATCCCGGCGCGCGCCGCGACTTGTGGCAATATCTGCGGATACTGCGCGACGAAGAGCACGTCACAGTGATGGTGACCACGCACCTGATGGAAGAAGCCGAACGCTGCGACCGGTTGGCGATTATGAACCAGGGCAAACTGGTTGCGCTTGGTACACCGGCGGAGTTGAAGCGTGAAATCGGCGGCGATGTGATCGTGCTGGAAGCCCAGGCGCCAGAAGCGCTGGCCGAGCGGGTAAAAGCGCGCTTCGGTTTGGAAGCCTCGGTTATTAGCGGCAAAGTGCGGATTGAACGGGAAAACGGCCACAGGTTTATCACGGATGTGGTGGAGGCTTTTCCTGGCGACATTCAGGCGGTTTCGGTGAGCAAACCGACACTGGAGGATGTGTTCATTCACCGCACCGGGCATCGCTTCTGGACTGACCAGAACGGCGTCGAAGCGCGATAGAATTGATGTCATAGTCTCCTGAAATGGCCACCCAGAGCACCATTGCGGATCGTACAGCAGCGCGAAGGGCTGTTTTGCCCGCCAGCGGCACCCGCGCGCGCACCCTGACCATGCTGCCGGCGTTCTCGCTCTGGTGGCGCGAGATCATTCGCTTTTACCGCCAGAGAACACGGGTGGTGGGAGTGATTCTTTCACCGCTGCTGTTCTGGGTGGTTATCGGATCAGGCTTTGGGAGTTCGTTTCGCTCGGGCGGTTCTGCCGGCCAGCAGCACTACCTGGAGTATTTCTATCCCGGTGCGCTCATCATGATCGTGCTCTTCACTTCCATCTTCGCCATGATGTCGGTCATTGAGGACCGGCGGGCGGGATTTCTGCTATCGGTGCTGGTTGCGCCGGTGCGGCGCTCGGCCATTGTTCTTGGCAAGGTTCTAGGTGGATCTACGCTAGCGGCTGTTCAAGGACTCATATTCCTGGTGTTCGCGCCAGCGGTGGGCGTGCATTTTACCGCGGCGCGACTCGGTCTAGTGGTGCTGACGGTGTTTTTGGTTTCGTTCTCGCTGACCGCACTGGGATTTGCGATCGCCTGGCCAATGGACTCGACGCAGGGATTTCACGCCGTCATTAATTTGTTCCTGATTCCGTTGTGGCTGCTTTCAGGCGCGCTGTTTCCGCTGAGTGGCGCGTCCGGGTGGCTACGATTGTTGATGCGCCTCAATCCACTCACCTACGGCGTGGAGGCCCTGCGAAGCCTGTTGTTTCCCGCCACTACTACCGAGCTGACGCTGTCATATTCCCTGCTTGTGCTGGTGGGCTTTACCACGGCGATGTTTCTGCTGGCATTCGCGATGGCCAATCGCCGCACCACTAAACCGGCTGCATAATGGCGAGCGCGTACGCGATATTTCCGGTTATCAATGCAACGCTCAACGGCACCACAGCAGTGCTGATCTTAGTGGGGCGTGGTTTCATCAAGCGGGGCCAGATTACCGCACACCGCGCGATAATGATTGCGGCGGTAATTTGCTC
The nucleotide sequence above comes from Terriglobales bacterium. Encoded proteins:
- a CDS encoding carboxypeptidase regulatory-like domain-containing protein; translated protein: MNKRAWIAMLGLIAFLGTVLLAGCSKKEKTSEEQESSGAETKAAGTAIDPNTVATVNGTVKFSGTAPKPQKIDMSQDPACKGTNTAENIVANGSDLANVFVYVKDGLGDRTFDTPTQAIEINQEGCRYHPHVLGVMVGQPVNIVNSDATTHNIHPTPKSNQEWNESQPPKAAPINKSFARQEIMLPVKCNQHPWMKMYVNVVKSPFFAVTDKDGKYEIKGLPPGNYTLEAVQEKLGPQEMKVTVAPKDTKTVDFTFGGAGAGGR
- a CDS encoding COX15/CtaA family protein codes for the protein MVFTAAATFLLLIAGALVTSNDAGLSVPDWPTSFGSIYKLPPMVGGVRFEHTHRMIAEFIGLLTIILAVWTWRVEQRSWVRKLGVIALGTVIAQGILGGITVLYYLPSGVSTAHATLAQTFFCIVVVLAVVTGRKWLEPSETTGIEDRRPGLTMLSTLAVASVYLQLVLGAGFRHSGIKLLPHLISAVVVTVLLLWTITRVLSSYSGVGSLRRPALLLLGLLAVQLSLGFAAYLTRVQWGKDAVQPGAGMVVSTVAHVAVGALVLATTLILSLQSWRYLSGVRAPSSLANSKVQNETRKVVIA
- the cyoE gene encoding heme o synthase, producing MSSATQSLPNRSAESAGVPAALVPSRTGVMGRMQDYADLIKASVTSLVVMTAWCGFYFGAFKSGVTSLSWGMLHALLGIGLVASGTAALNEVMERDVDGRMRRTAIRPLPGGRMSLAHGTIVGILMALGGAAYLAVAANPLTGALALATSAIYLGVYTPLKKVHPICTFVGAFPGAMPGVLGWTAARGRLDWEALALFGIVFFWQFPHFHSIAWLYREDYERGAIRMLPVVEADGKSTARRILVYGAALIPVSMAPAFLGMSGKIYLVGAVVLGLALFWFGLRLARQGLPPTVGRSKARARELLQATVFYLPLLFALMMINTAAR
- a CDS encoding ATP-binding cassette domain-containing protein, producing the protein MNSTDNLALAPEKIAAASSESGAAVITVENIRHRYDGRAALDGVSFEVRHAELFGLLGPNGSGKTTLFRILSTLMLPSEGHAVIMGRDSARDPGGLRRQIGVVFQAQSIDIKLTAAENLRHQGHLYGLSGASLSVRIQEMLGRVGLSDRANERAETFSGGMQRRLELAKGLLHHPSVLLLDEPTTGLDPGARRDLWQYLRILRDEEHVTVMVTTHLMEEAERCDRLAIMNQGKLVALGTPAELKREIGGDVIVLEAQAPEALAERVKARFGLEASVISGKVRIERENGHRFITDVVEAFPGDIQAVSVSKPTLEDVFIHRTGHRFWTDQNGVEAR
- a CDS encoding ABC transporter permease; translation: MATQSTIADRTAARRAVLPASGTRARTLTMLPAFSLWWREIIRFYRQRTRVVGVILSPLLFWVVIGSGFGSSFRSGGSAGQQHYLEYFYPGALIMIVLFTSIFAMMSVIEDRRAGFLLSVLVAPVRRSAIVLGKVLGGSTLAAVQGLIFLVFAPAVGVHFTAARLGLVVLTVFLVSFSLTALGFAIAWPMDSTQGFHAVINLFLIPLWLLSGALFPLSGASGWLRLLMRLNPLTYGVEALRSLLFPATTTELTLSYSLLVLVGFTTAMFLLAFAMANRRTTKPAA